A portion of the Streptomyces erythrochromogenes genome contains these proteins:
- a CDS encoding zinc ribbon domain-containing protein: protein MNAEPADQIRLLDVQALDVRLSQLAHKRKSLPEHAELDTLTKDLTQQRDLLVAAQTQASDTAREQTKAEQDVDQVRQRAVRDQQRLDSGVGISARDLANLQSEVVSLAKRQGDLEDVVLEVMERLEAAQERVTELTERVSALETKVADATTRRDAATAEIDAEVAKATKDREVIVTSMPADLMALYEKIRVKQGGVGAARLYQRRCEGCRLELDMAEVNEIKAAARDQVVRHENCGRILVRTADSGI from the coding sequence CTGAACGCCGAGCCCGCCGACCAGATCCGACTTCTCGATGTCCAGGCACTGGACGTCCGGCTGTCTCAGCTCGCCCACAAGCGCAAGTCGCTGCCCGAGCACGCCGAGCTCGACACGCTCACCAAGGACCTGACGCAGCAGCGCGACCTGCTGGTCGCCGCCCAGACCCAGGCGAGCGACACCGCGCGCGAGCAGACCAAGGCGGAGCAGGACGTCGACCAGGTGCGCCAGCGTGCGGTCCGCGACCAGCAGCGGCTGGACTCCGGCGTGGGCATCTCGGCCCGGGACCTGGCGAACCTGCAGAGCGAGGTCGTCTCCCTCGCCAAGCGCCAGGGCGACCTGGAGGACGTGGTCCTGGAGGTCATGGAGCGCCTGGAGGCCGCGCAGGAGCGCGTCACCGAGCTCACCGAGCGGGTCTCCGCCCTGGAGACCAAGGTGGCCGACGCCACCACCCGTCGTGACGCGGCCACCGCCGAGATCGACGCCGAGGTCGCCAAGGCCACCAAGGACCGCGAGGTGATCGTCACCTCCATGCCGGCCGACCTGATGGCCCTGTACGAGAAGATCCGCGTCAAGCAGGGCGGGGTGGGCGCCGCGCGCCTCTACCAGCGCCGCTGCGAGGGCTGCCGGCTGGAGCTCGACATGGCCGAGGTCAACGAGATCAAGGCCGCGGCCCGCGACCAGGTCGTCCGTCACGAGAACTGCGGCCGCATCCTGGTCCGTACGGCCGACTCGGGCATCTGA
- a CDS encoding bifunctional RNase H/acid phosphatase — protein sequence MPRFVVEADGGSRGNPGPAGYGAVVLDPASGETLAERAEFIGVATNNVAEYKGLIAGLTAARDLASDAEVLVRMDSKLVVEQMSGRWKIKHPDMKPLAAEAARILPRAQVTYEWIPRERNKHADRLANEAMDAGKRGEQWEPSASSAALDASAARSLSTPPPSGPPGDAAAGAAAARAALAASRSGPDTAATAPASARTSATASALAEAAADTLWAEPGSGTGGSIPSAAPAPGRAAHAATATAPAAGQGWGPDMGAPATFVLLRHGETALTPQKRFSGSGGSDPELSPAGRRQAAAVAEALAARGTVQTVISSPLLRCRETARAVADRLGLDVTVEQGLREVDFGAWEGLTFAEVQERFPDDLQAWLDSPKAAPTGGGESFAAATRRISATRDRLLAAHAGRTVLLVTHVTPVKILVRLALGAPPESLFRMELSAASLSAVAYYADGNASVRLLNDTAHLR from the coding sequence ATGCCGCGTTTTGTCGTCGAGGCGGACGGCGGGTCCCGGGGCAACCCGGGGCCGGCCGGCTACGGCGCCGTCGTCCTCGACCCGGCCTCGGGCGAGACGCTGGCCGAGCGCGCCGAGTTCATCGGCGTCGCGACGAACAACGTGGCGGAGTACAAGGGCCTGATCGCCGGGCTCACGGCGGCCCGTGACCTCGCGTCGGACGCCGAGGTCCTGGTCCGGATGGACTCCAAGCTCGTCGTCGAGCAGATGTCGGGCCGCTGGAAGATCAAGCACCCGGACATGAAGCCGCTCGCGGCCGAGGCCGCGCGGATCCTGCCGCGCGCGCAGGTGACGTACGAGTGGATCCCGCGCGAGCGCAACAAGCACGCGGACCGGCTCGCCAACGAGGCGATGGACGCGGGCAAGCGCGGCGAACAGTGGGAGCCGTCGGCCTCCTCGGCCGCCCTCGACGCCTCCGCCGCCCGGTCCCTGTCCACCCCGCCGCCGTCCGGCCCGCCGGGGGACGCCGCGGCGGGCGCCGCGGCGGCGCGGGCGGCCCTGGCCGCCTCCCGGTCCGGCCCGGACACCGCGGCCACCGCTCCGGCGTCAGCCCGTACGTCGGCCACCGCGTCGGCGCTCGCGGAGGCAGCGGCCGACACCCTTTGGGCGGAGCCCGGCTCCGGTACGGGCGGATCGATCCCGTCGGCGGCACCGGCGCCCGGCCGGGCCGCCCACGCAGCGACGGCGACCGCCCCCGCGGCGGGTCAGGGCTGGGGTCCCGACATGGGCGCGCCGGCCACCTTCGTGCTGCTGCGCCACGGCGAGACCGCGCTCACCCCGCAGAAGCGGTTCTCCGGAAGCGGGGGGAGCGACCCCGAGCTGTCGCCGGCCGGCCGCCGCCAGGCGGCGGCCGTCGCGGAGGCGCTCGCCGCCCGCGGCACCGTCCAGACGGTCATCAGCTCCCCGCTGCTCCGCTGCCGCGAGACCGCCCGGGCCGTCGCCGACCGCCTCGGCCTCGACGTGACCGTCGAACAGGGCCTGCGCGAGGTGGACTTCGGTGCCTGGGAGGGCCTGACCTTCGCCGAGGTGCAGGAGCGCTTCCCGGACGACCTCCAGGCCTGGCTGGACTCCCCGAAGGCCGCCCCCACCGGCGGCGGGGAGAGCTTCGCGGCCGCCACCCGCCGGATCTCGGCCACCCGTGACCGGCTGCTGGCCGCGCACGCGGGCCGCACCGTCCTGCTGGTCACCCACGTGACCCCGGTCAAGATCCTGGTCCGCCTCGCCCTCGGGGCCCCGCCGGAATCGCTGTTCCGGATGGAGCTCTCGGCGGCTTCCCTCTCGGCGGTGGCCTACTACGCGGACGGGAACGCCTCGGTCCGCCTCCTGAACGACACCGCGCACCTGCGGTAG
- a CDS encoding MerR family transcriptional regulator: protein MRIGEIAAVVGVTTRAIRHYHHVGLLPEPERRPNGYRAYTVRDAVLLARVRRLTELGLSLDEVRDVLADDAGRDLADVLEELDADLARQEAEIKERRRRLAVLLAAEPGEGEPISPALAELLAKAPRTTSPAAAKDREHLTLLDATGVGGEEVYAALGPLAADPGTLALYERLDELADAPADDPRIPGLAAELVAAVPDEVFAAIPRDGAVVTGFKEALLAEYAPAQAEVVRRVMEAFIERGRG from the coding sequence ATGCGGATCGGAGAGATCGCCGCGGTCGTCGGGGTCACCACCCGGGCGATCCGGCACTACCACCATGTCGGGCTGCTCCCGGAACCGGAGCGGCGTCCCAACGGATACCGGGCCTACACCGTCCGGGACGCCGTCCTGCTGGCCCGCGTACGGCGGCTCACCGAGCTCGGGCTCAGCCTCGACGAGGTGCGCGACGTCCTCGCGGACGACGCCGGGCGCGATCTGGCCGACGTACTGGAGGAGCTCGACGCCGACCTCGCCCGGCAGGAGGCGGAGATCAAGGAGCGGCGGCGACGGCTCGCCGTGCTCCTGGCCGCGGAGCCGGGGGAGGGCGAGCCGATCTCGCCCGCGCTCGCCGAGCTCCTGGCGAAGGCGCCGCGCACCACCTCGCCGGCCGCGGCGAAGGACCGCGAACACCTGACGCTCCTCGACGCCACGGGCGTCGGCGGCGAGGAGGTCTACGCCGCACTCGGGCCGCTGGCCGCCGACCCCGGAACGCTCGCCCTGTACGAGCGCCTGGACGAACTCGCCGACGCCCCCGCGGACGACCCGCGGATCCCGGGCCTGGCGGCCGAGCTGGTGGCGGCGGTCCCCGACGAGGTGTTCGCCGCGATCCCCCGGGACGGGGCGGTGGTGACCGGGTTCAAGGAGGCGCTGCTCGCCGAGTACGCCCCCGCACAGGCGGAGGTCGTCCGCCGCGTCATGGAGGCATTCATCGAGAGGGGACGGGGATGA
- the yaaA gene encoding peroxide stress protein YaaA has translation MLVLLPPSEGKAAGGSGAPLEPQELSLPGLAQARAAVLEELLDLCTGDELKAREVLGLSEGLRGEVAKNAELRSAAALPAGEIYTGVLYDALGLADLPAPARATAEDALLVFSGLWGAVRVTDRIPSYRCSMGVKLPGLGALGAYWRAPMAEVLPAAAGDGLVLDLRSAAYATAWKPKGEVAGRTATVRVLHSQMVDGVEKRSVVSHFNKATKGRLVRDLLVAGAVPGSPAELVTALRDLGYVVEAEAPAKAGRAWSLDVVVTQIHH, from the coding sequence GTGCTCGTGCTGCTGCCGCCCTCGGAGGGAAAGGCCGCCGGCGGCTCCGGCGCACCGCTGGAGCCGCAGGAGCTGTCGCTGCCGGGCCTGGCGCAGGCCCGGGCGGCGGTGCTGGAGGAACTGCTCGACCTGTGCACGGGCGACGAGCTGAAGGCCCGTGAGGTACTGGGCCTGAGCGAGGGCCTGCGGGGCGAGGTCGCGAAGAACGCGGAGCTGCGCTCGGCGGCGGCCCTCCCGGCGGGGGAGATCTACACCGGTGTGCTCTACGACGCGCTGGGCCTGGCAGACCTGCCGGCGCCGGCGCGGGCGACCGCCGAGGACGCGCTGCTCGTCTTCTCGGGGCTGTGGGGCGCGGTGCGCGTCACCGACCGCATCCCGTCGTACCGCTGCTCGATGGGCGTGAAGCTGCCGGGGCTGGGTGCGCTCGGTGCGTACTGGCGAGCCCCGATGGCCGAGGTGCTGCCCGCGGCCGCCGGGGACGGGCTCGTACTGGACCTTCGTTCGGCGGCGTACGCGACCGCGTGGAAGCCCAAGGGCGAGGTCGCGGGCCGGACCGCGACCGTGCGGGTGCTGCACTCGCAGATGGTCGACGGCGTGGAGAAGCGCTCCGTGGTGAGCCACTTCAACAAGGCGACGAAGGGCCGGCTGGTCCGGGACCTGCTCGTGGCCGGCGCCGTGCCCGGCTCCCCCGCGGAACTGGTGACGGCCCTGCGGGACCTGGGCTACGTCGTCGAGGCGGAAGCCCCCGCGAAGGCGGGCCGGGCCTGGTCCCTCGACGTGGTCGTGACGCAGATCCACCACTGA
- a CDS encoding bifunctional DNA primase/polymerase, which translates to MGSESGRVKRGEQSRISQWLRRRQKPTAEDPAREREALLLAVAAAGLPLAPAAHPAGYRCSCDRIGCPTPARHPVSFAWQTQSTTDRAQIERWARNQPQANFITATGMVHDVLDVPLEAGAAALTRLLEADIKVGPVAESGGTGDQARMLFFTATRGTPEDEDEWWPCALDCHPETMDEHPGLRWHCRGSYVLVPPAALPGDQAVTWIRGMEHPLPDPLTLLETLTDACAAYADTSDRTPATVAWPLGR; encoded by the coding sequence ATGGGGTCTGAGTCCGGCCGCGTCAAACGCGGCGAGCAGAGCAGGATCTCCCAGTGGCTGCGCCGGCGGCAGAAGCCCACCGCCGAGGACCCCGCACGCGAGCGCGAGGCGCTCCTCCTGGCCGTCGCGGCCGCCGGTCTCCCCCTCGCCCCCGCCGCCCATCCCGCCGGCTATCGATGTTCGTGCGACCGCATCGGCTGTCCGACCCCCGCACGACATCCCGTCTCCTTCGCCTGGCAGACCCAGTCGACCACCGACCGCGCACAGATCGAGCGGTGGGCGCGCAACCAGCCCCAGGCCAACTTCATCACCGCGACCGGCATGGTCCACGACGTACTCGACGTCCCGTTGGAAGCCGGCGCCGCCGCCCTGACGCGGCTCCTGGAGGCCGACATCAAGGTCGGCCCCGTCGCCGAATCGGGCGGCACCGGCGACCAGGCCCGGATGCTCTTCTTCACCGCCACCCGCGGCACCCCCGAGGACGAGGACGAGTGGTGGCCGTGCGCGCTGGACTGCCACCCCGAGACCATGGACGAACACCCGGGCCTGCGCTGGCACTGCCGCGGCAGCTACGTCCTGGTCCCGCCGGCGGCCCTCCCCGGTGACCAGGCGGTGACCTGGATCCGCGGCATGGAGCACCCCCTCCCGGACCCGCTCACCCTCCTGGAAACCCTGACGGACGCCTGCGCCGCGTACGCCGACACCTCCGACCGCACCCCGGCGACGGTGGCCTGGCCGCTCGGCCGCTGA
- a CDS encoding TetR/AcrR family transcriptional regulator, with translation MTKTPDATRRSDRSRRAILDAALALVGEVGYNKLTIEAIAARAGVGKQTIYRWWPSKAAVLLEASLALAGDAETDAGWAGFPDTGDLAADLKYVLRATVDEFNDEKYEAPARALTAAGATDPELGATFTEQLLEPQLALYEARLRTARDAGQLAPDTDLRLTVEMLLGPLTYRWLLRTAPLTHAYTDALVDGVLGGVANVTAG, from the coding sequence ATGACCAAGACCCCTGACGCCACACGCCGCAGCGACCGCTCCCGGCGTGCCATCCTCGACGCCGCGCTCGCCCTGGTCGGGGAGGTCGGCTACAACAAGCTGACCATCGAGGCCATCGCCGCCCGCGCCGGCGTCGGCAAGCAGACCATCTACCGCTGGTGGCCCTCGAAGGCCGCCGTCCTCCTGGAGGCCTCCCTCGCCCTCGCCGGGGACGCGGAGACGGACGCCGGGTGGGCCGGCTTCCCCGACACCGGGGACCTCGCCGCCGACCTGAAGTACGTACTGCGGGCGACGGTCGACGAGTTCAACGACGAGAAGTACGAGGCCCCCGCCCGCGCCCTGACCGCGGCCGGCGCCACCGACCCCGAGCTCGGCGCCACGTTCACCGAGCAGCTGCTGGAGCCGCAGCTCGCCCTGTACGAGGCCCGGTTGCGCACGGCCCGCGATGCCGGCCAGCTCGCGCCCGACACGGACCTGCGGCTGACGGTCGAGATGCTGCTCGGACCGCTGACGTACCGCTGGCTGCTGCGCACGGCGCCGCTCACGCACGCGTACACCGACGCACTGGTGGACGGGGTGCTCGGCGGGGTGGCAAACGTCACCGCCGGCTAG
- a CDS encoding small ribosomal subunit Rsm22 family protein, which translates to MNVSAPTTAETLRSTLGGLLDGLPPKQAAAAVERLIANYRGRTPTDAPVLRDRSDVAAYAAYRMPATFEAVRSALDALAEAAPDWAPASHVDVGGGTGAATWAVDATWDGPRRTTVLDWAEPALTLGRELAAASGSQVLRGAEWRRAVIGAGLAIPDADLVTVSYVLGELTGQARTAVVAEAARAGRAVVLIEPGTPEGYLRIREARDQLIAAGMQVAAPCPHDGTCPIEVGKDWCHFSARVSRSSLHRQVKGGSLPYEDEKFSYVAATRFPVGPAASRITRKPQIRKGLVLLELCGPEEGDGAGLTRVNVTKRHGDLYKAARDADWGQAWPPPSED; encoded by the coding sequence GTGAACGTCTCCGCCCCCACCACCGCCGAGACCCTCCGCAGCACGCTCGGCGGGCTGCTCGACGGTCTCCCGCCCAAGCAGGCCGCGGCCGCCGTCGAGCGGCTCATCGCCAACTACCGCGGGCGGACCCCCACCGACGCACCCGTACTGCGCGACCGCTCGGACGTCGCGGCGTACGCGGCCTACCGCATGCCCGCCACCTTCGAGGCCGTACGGTCCGCCCTGGACGCCCTGGCCGAGGCGGCGCCCGACTGGGCGCCCGCCTCGCACGTCGACGTGGGCGGCGGTACGGGGGCGGCGACCTGGGCGGTGGACGCCACCTGGGACGGCCCGCGGCGGACCACCGTGCTGGACTGGGCCGAGCCGGCGCTGACCCTCGGCCGGGAACTGGCGGCGGCCTCCGGCTCTCAGGTGCTGCGCGGCGCCGAGTGGCGGCGGGCCGTCATCGGCGCCGGGCTGGCGATCCCCGACGCCGACCTGGTGACCGTCTCGTACGTGCTCGGCGAGCTGACCGGGCAGGCCCGCACGGCCGTCGTCGCCGAGGCGGCGCGGGCCGGCCGGGCGGTGGTGCTGATCGAGCCGGGCACGCCGGAGGGGTACCTGCGCATCCGCGAGGCCCGCGACCAGCTGATCGCGGCCGGAATGCAGGTCGCCGCCCCGTGCCCGCACGACGGGACCTGTCCCATCGAGGTCGGCAAGGACTGGTGCCACTTCTCGGCACGGGTCAGCCGCTCCTCCCTGCACCGGCAGGTCAAGGGCGGCTCGCTCCCGTACGAGGACGAGAAGTTCAGCTACGTCGCCGCGACCCGCTTCCCCGTCGGGCCGGCCGCCTCCCGCATCACGCGCAAGCCGCAGATCCGCAAGGGGCTCGTCCTGCTGGAGCTGTGCGGCCCCGAGGAGGGCGACGGCGCGGGCCTGACCCGGGTCAACGTGACCAAGCGCCACGGCGACCTCTACAAGGCCGCGCGGGACGCCGACTGGGGCCAGGCCTGGCCGCCGCCCTCCGAGGACTAG
- a CDS encoding Bcr/CflA family multidrug efflux MFS transporter, protein MPERGPATAPSHDSSPESPSAPAATASLTRARRTSLLVTFVLGGLTALPPLSMDMYLPALPQVTDALNSPAATIQLTLTACLAGMALGQLVIGPMSDKWGRRRPLLAGMVVYVLATAICALAPTAELLIAFRLLQGLAGAAGVVIARAVVRDLYDGDEMARFFSTLMLISGAAPIVAPLIGGQVLRFADWRGVFVVLTGVGAVLTLMVWRGLGETLPPERRHTGGVGSALRTMRGLLGDRVFTGYTLTGGFSFAVLFSYISASPFVVQEIYGASPQTFSLLFGLNSVGLILVGQINGKLLVGRVRLDKVLAVGLAVVLASAVSLLLMTTGVFGEVGLTPVATALFVLMSAMGIVLPNTNAQALMRTPHAAGSASALLGTSSFLVGAIASPLVGIAGEDTAVPMALVQLVCAVLSVSCFLALCRPWQKRDAQTAPVPAEDWAEGPEPGSR, encoded by the coding sequence ATGCCGGAGAGAGGCCCCGCGACGGCACCCTCGCACGACTCGTCGCCCGAATCGCCCTCCGCCCCCGCCGCCACCGCGTCCCTGACGCGCGCCCGCCGCACGAGCCTGCTCGTCACCTTCGTACTCGGCGGGCTCACCGCCCTCCCCCCGCTGTCCATGGACATGTACCTGCCGGCCCTGCCGCAGGTCACCGACGCCCTGAACAGCCCCGCAGCAACGATCCAGCTGACCCTCACCGCCTGCCTCGCCGGCATGGCACTCGGCCAGCTCGTCATCGGCCCGATGAGCGACAAGTGGGGCCGGCGCCGGCCGCTGCTCGCCGGCATGGTCGTCTACGTCCTGGCCACCGCGATCTGCGCCCTCGCCCCGACCGCCGAGCTGCTGATCGCCTTCCGGCTGCTCCAGGGTCTGGCCGGGGCCGCCGGCGTCGTCATCGCGCGCGCCGTCGTGCGCGACCTGTACGACGGCGACGAGATGGCCCGCTTCTTCTCCACGCTGATGCTCATATCCGGGGCCGCCCCGATCGTCGCGCCGCTCATAGGCGGCCAGGTGCTGCGCTTCGCCGACTGGCGGGGCGTCTTCGTCGTCCTGACCGGCGTCGGCGCGGTCCTCACCCTGATGGTCTGGCGCGGCCTCGGCGAGACCCTGCCGCCCGAGCGGCGGCACACCGGCGGCGTCGGCTCCGCGCTGCGGACCATGCGCGGGCTGCTCGGCGACCGGGTCTTCACCGGCTACACCCTGACCGGCGGCTTCTCCTTCGCCGTCCTCTTCTCCTACATCTCCGCCTCCCCCTTCGTGGTGCAGGAGATCTACGGGGCCTCGCCCCAGACCTTCTCCCTGCTCTTCGGCCTGAACTCCGTCGGCCTGATCCTCGTCGGGCAGATCAACGGCAAGCTGCTGGTCGGCCGGGTACGCCTGGACAAGGTGCTGGCCGTCGGCCTCGCGGTCGTCCTGGCCTCCGCGGTGTCCCTGCTGCTGATGACCACGGGCGTCTTCGGCGAGGTCGGGCTGACCCCCGTCGCCACCGCGCTGTTCGTCCTCATGTCGGCGATGGGCATCGTGCTGCCGAACACCAACGCGCAGGCGCTGATGCGGACCCCGCACGCGGCCGGATCGGCCTCCGCACTGCTCGGCACCTCCTCCTTCCTGGTCGGCGCGATCGCGTCCCCGCTGGTGGGCATCGCGGGCGAGGACACGGCGGTCCCGATGGCCCTGGTGCAGCTGGTGTGCGCGGTGCTCTCGGTGAGCTGCTTCCTGGCCCTGTGCCGGCCCTGGCAGAAGCGGGACGCGCAGACCGCGCCCGTCCCGGCAGAGGACTGGGCCGAGGGGCCGGAGCCGGGGTCTCGCTGA
- a CDS encoding SDR family oxidoreductase, with product MDEPTKKIAVVTGAGSGIGRSVALALAAAGWAVALAGRRAEPLEETAAAAGTGADVLCVPADVSDPDDVNRLFESVRTRYGRLDLLFNNAGTFGPGGVPLEDITYEAWRSVVDVNLTGAFLCAQAAFRQMKGQDPQGGRIVNNGSISAHVPRPNSIAYTATKHAMTGLTKSLSLDGRPYRIACGQIDIGNAATEMTERMQTGILQANGQLAVEPVMDAADVARTVLHMAELPLEANVQFATVMATAMPYIGRG from the coding sequence ATGGACGAACCTACGAAGAAGATCGCCGTCGTGACCGGCGCCGGCTCCGGGATCGGCCGTTCCGTGGCACTGGCCCTGGCCGCGGCGGGATGGGCCGTGGCCCTGGCCGGCCGCCGGGCCGAACCGCTGGAGGAGACCGCCGCCGCGGCCGGGACCGGCGCCGACGTGCTGTGCGTGCCGGCCGACGTCAGCGACCCGGACGACGTGAATCGGCTGTTCGAGTCAGTGCGCACCCGCTACGGGCGCCTCGACCTGCTCTTCAACAACGCGGGCACCTTCGGGCCCGGCGGGGTCCCGCTGGAGGACATCACCTACGAGGCCTGGCGCTCGGTCGTCGACGTCAACCTGACCGGCGCCTTCCTCTGCGCGCAGGCCGCCTTCCGGCAGATGAAGGGGCAGGACCCGCAGGGCGGCCGCATCGTCAACAACGGCTCCATCTCCGCCCACGTGCCCCGCCCGAACTCCATCGCCTACACCGCGACCAAGCACGCCATGACCGGCCTGACGAAGTCCCTGTCACTGGACGGGCGGCCGTACCGGATCGCCTGCGGCCAGATCGACATCGGCAACGCGGCGACCGAGATGACCGAGCGGATGCAGACCGGCATCCTCCAGGCCAACGGGCAGCTGGCCGTCGAACCGGTCATGGACGCCGCCGACGTGGCACGCACGGTCCTGCACATGGCCGAGCTCCCGCTGGAGGCGAACGTGCAGTTCGCGACGGTGATGGCCACCGCCATGCCGTACATCGGCCGCGGCTGA
- a CDS encoding PhzF family phenazine biosynthesis protein has product MTDTEVLRYTAFSGDPDGGNPAGVVLDASGLDEDAMLEIAAGLGYSETAFLTAPPAGLGGQEDRSFTVRYFSPKAEVPFCGHATVATAVALAERIGPGELLLATRAGTVPVSVTAEDDRLRATLTSVEPHTEEIAAADLAEALAALDWPQADLDPAFPPRIAYAGARHLVIGAATRARLADLAYDFARLEALMRRLDLTTVQLVHRAGPREFHVRDPFPPGGVVEDPATGAAAAAFGAYARELGLVPQDAVLTLHQGADMGRPGVLTVELREGDPRVRVGGTAVRIP; this is encoded by the coding sequence ATGACCGATACCGAGGTACTGCGCTACACCGCGTTCTCCGGCGACCCGGACGGCGGCAACCCCGCCGGGGTCGTGCTCGACGCCTCCGGCCTGGACGAGGACGCGATGCTGGAGATCGCCGCCGGGCTGGGCTACAGCGAGACGGCCTTCCTCACCGCCCCGCCCGCGGGGCTCGGCGGCCAGGAGGACCGCTCCTTCACCGTGCGCTACTTCAGCCCGAAGGCGGAGGTCCCCTTCTGCGGCCACGCCACGGTCGCCACGGCCGTCGCGCTGGCGGAGCGGATCGGACCCGGCGAGCTCCTCCTCGCCACCCGCGCGGGAACCGTCCCGGTCTCCGTCACCGCCGAGGACGACCGCCTGCGGGCCACGCTGACCAGCGTCGAGCCGCACACCGAGGAGATCGCCGCCGCCGACCTCGCCGAGGCGCTCGCCGCGCTCGACTGGCCGCAGGCCGACCTAGACCCGGCGTTCCCGCCGAGGATCGCCTACGCCGGAGCCCGCCACCTGGTGATCGGCGCCGCCACCCGGGCCCGGCTCGCGGACCTCGCCTACGACTTCGCGCGGCTGGAGGCGCTGATGCGGCGCCTGGACCTCACCACCGTGCAGCTGGTGCACCGGGCGGGCCCGCGGGAGTTCCACGTACGCGACCCGTTCCCGCCCGGCGGTGTCGTCGAGGACCCGGCGACCGGGGCCGCGGCGGCCGCCTTCGGCGCGTACGCCCGGGAGCTCGGCCTGGTCCCGCAGGACGCCGTGCTGACCCTCCACCAGGGCGCGGACATGGGCCGCCCCGGGGTGCTCACGGTCGAACTGCGCGAGGGCGACCCCCGCGTCCGCGTCGGCGGCACGGCCGTTCGCATCCCGTGA
- a CDS encoding GNAT family N-acetyltransferase, whose protein sequence is MSAGPRVLGFAEACVPAALAVQVAELEAEAWPGSTPGHDPALAPRTLLLVDDEGAVAAALALLYKGIPLAGRTYRAAGLSSVVTRSALRGQGLGGRLVAAARAQLAADPAVDLALFSCDRPLAPFYEAAGFAPLPGTVLVGGTPEDPLATDAPGFDKVVVAAFFTGAPAADRTAFTAVRVPLHSGSVDRLW, encoded by the coding sequence GTGAGCGCGGGTCCGCGGGTGCTGGGGTTCGCCGAGGCCTGCGTGCCCGCGGCGCTGGCAGTCCAGGTTGCCGAGCTGGAAGCAGAGGCCTGGCCCGGCTCCACCCCGGGGCACGACCCGGCGCTGGCGCCGCGCACCCTCCTGCTCGTCGACGACGAGGGGGCGGTGGCCGCCGCGCTGGCGCTGCTGTACAAGGGGATCCCGCTCGCGGGGCGCACGTACCGGGCGGCCGGGCTGAGCTCCGTCGTGACCCGGAGCGCGCTGCGCGGACAGGGGCTCGGCGGGCGGCTGGTGGCGGCCGCCCGCGCCCAACTCGCCGCGGACCCGGCCGTGGACCTGGCGCTGTTCAGCTGCGACCGGCCCCTCGCGCCGTTCTACGAGGCGGCCGGTTTCGCACCGCTGCCCGGCACGGTCCTCGTGGGCGGCACCCCCGAGGACCCGCTGGCCACCGACGCCCCGGGCTTCGACAAGGTGGTGGTCGCGGCCTTCTTCACCGGCGCCCCGGCCGCGGACCGCACGGCCTTCACCGCCGTGCGCGTCCCGCTCCACTCCGGGAGCGTCGACCGGCTCTGGTGA
- the efeU gene encoding iron uptake transporter permease EfeU, translated as MFGNYLIGLREGLEASLVVCILVAYLVKTERRDALRPVWLGIGIACALSLAFGALLEFGSQELTFEAQELLGGSLSIISVGLVTWMVFWMKRTARHLKAELHGKLDTALAMGTGALVATAFLAVGREGLETALFVWASVRASGEGSSAPLAGVLLGIATAIVLGYLFYRGAVRINLAKFFRWTGAMLVVVAAGVLAYGVHDLQEARFLGGLNDRAFDVSTAVPPDSWYGTLLKGVFNFQPDPTVLQLTVWVLYLVPVLVLFFAERGRGGPAGTPARACDPSDAKPAG; from the coding sequence GTGTTCGGCAACTATCTGATCGGCCTGCGCGAGGGGCTGGAGGCCAGTCTGGTCGTCTGCATCCTCGTCGCGTACCTGGTGAAGACGGAGCGCCGGGACGCCTTGCGTCCGGTGTGGCTCGGCATCGGGATCGCCTGCGCGCTCTCGCTCGCCTTCGGCGCGCTGCTCGAATTCGGCTCCCAGGAGCTGACCTTCGAGGCCCAGGAGCTGCTGGGCGGCAGCCTGTCGATCATCTCGGTGGGGCTGGTGACGTGGATGGTCTTCTGGATGAAGCGCACCGCGCGGCACCTGAAGGCCGAACTGCACGGCAAGCTGGACACGGCGCTCGCCATGGGCACCGGCGCGCTGGTCGCGACCGCTTTCCTGGCGGTCGGCCGGGAGGGCCTGGAGACCGCGCTGTTCGTGTGGGCGTCGGTACGGGCCAGCGGCGAGGGCTCCTCGGCGCCGCTGGCCGGTGTGCTGCTGGGCATCGCGACGGCGATCGTGCTCGGGTACCTCTTCTACCGCGGCGCCGTACGGATCAACCTGGCGAAGTTCTTCCGGTGGACCGGCGCGATGCTCGTGGTCGTGGCCGCGGGCGTGCTCGCCTACGGCGTCCACGACCTCCAGGAGGCCCGCTTCCTGGGCGGTCTGAACGACAGGGCCTTCGACGTCAGCACGGCCGTCCCGCCGGACAGCTGGTACGGGACCCTGCTCAAGGGCGTCTTCAACTTCCAGCCGGACCCGACCGTCCTCCAGCTGACGGTGTGGGTCCTGTACCTGGTCCCCGTGCTGGTGCTGTTCTTCGCCGAGCGCGGGCGCGGCGGCCCGGCGGGCACCCCGGCGCGGGCCTGCGACCCCTCGGACGCCAAGCCCGCCGGCTGA